The following proteins come from a genomic window of Salvia hispanica cultivar TCC Black 2014 chromosome 4, UniMelb_Shisp_WGS_1.0, whole genome shotgun sequence:
- the LOC125221660 gene encoding vesicle-associated protein 1-2-like, protein MSSEALLNYEPPELNFQFDQNKQLSSSVRLLNKTDACVAFKLKSTNPRNYVVRPRIGILLPRSSCEIKVTMRALRESHHNIRCKDKFMIESVAASPDTSLEDARKLFDKESGHPLQEFILRANYSRPAESSPGTSVIENRDVPSPEVNDTFAEPHENSLQVASSVANSDNDIQVTNSVNEPRGNDSQEKDITRSGESILRSFISNCTGESILRDVISSLLIVASLYLMKQTISWIWSLVMFVVMLIIKMIKKLVSDSVEDWIVKTLVHIVMYFIFGRKENTGLT, encoded by the exons ATGAGCTCGGAGGCGTTGCTCAATTACGAGCCTCCGGAGCTCAATTTCCAAT TTGATCAGAACAAACAGCTCTCATCTTCGGTCCGATTGTTAAATAAAACCGACGCTTGTGTTGCTTTTAAG CTCAAGTCCACTAATCCAAGAAATTATGTGGTTCGACCAAGAATTGGAATTCTGTTGCCTCGATCATCTTGTGAAATCAAAG TGACAATGCGAGCGCTGAGGGAATCTCACCACAATATAAGGTGCAAGGACAAGTTCATGATTGAAAGTGTAGCTGCATCTCCTGATACATCTCTGGAAGATGCTCGAAAACTG TTTGATAAGGAGTCTGGACATCCCCTTCAAGAGTTCATATTACGAGCCAATTACAGTAGGCCGGCAGAATCTTCACCTGGAACATCTGTCATTGAAAATAGAGATGTACCTTCTCCTGAG GTCAATGATACTTTTGCGGAACCTCATGAGAATAGTTTACAG GTTGCTAGCTCTGTCGCTAATTCTGACAACGATATACAG GTTACCAACAGTGTTAACGAACCTCGTGGCAACGACTCGCag GAAAAGGATATCACTCGTAGTGGTGAATCAATTCTGAGGAGCTTTATCAGCAATTGTACTGGTGAATCAATTCTAAGGGACGTTATCAGTAGCTTGCTGATTGTAGCCTCCTTATATCTCATGAAACAAACAATATCATGGATCTG GAGTTTGGTTATGTTTGTGGTGATGCTGATTATAAAGATGATAAAGAAATTGGTGTCAGATTCTGTTGAGGACTGGATTGTGAAAACTCTGGTGCATATCGtcatgtattttatatttgggCGCAAGGAGAACACAGGACTGACGTAG